The stretch of DNA AAAATAATAATGTAGAGATGATAACAAGTGGTGCAAATTTTGGAGGATGCATAAGGGCATTGAAATTTAAAAAAGAATATAATATTTATCTAACGCTAGGTTTTCATCCGGGTAATGTAAATGCAGAGGATAAAATAATAGATAAGGTATATAATCTTATAAAACAGCACGAAAAAGAAATTTTAGGGGTTGGTGAGGTAGGGCTTGATGCAAATGTTCATAATATCGGTCGTCAAAAGGAAATATTCAATAAATTCATAAATTTAGCAGAGGAATTAAATAAACCTATCATAATCCATGGTAGAGGTCTTGAAAGGGAATGTTATAACTTAGTAAATAACAGGGTAATATCTATGTTTCACTGTTATAGTGGCGATATAGAGCTCGCAAAGGAATTGATAGATAATAACCATTATATTTCTATATCTACGCTTATCTGTTTTTCAACTCATCATCAAGAACTTGTTAAGCATTTGGATTTGGAAAATATCGTGGTTGAAACCGATAGCCCCTATTTATCCCCCATAAAAGGAGAAAAAAACCAGCCTGTAAATGTGATAAAAGTTGTAGAAAAGATATATGATATAAAAAAGGGTGATGGCACATACAGTTATGATGAAATTGTTAATATTATATATCATAACACAAAAAAATTATTTAATATTTAATTTATTTAATGTAAATCGGTGAAAAATATAATGTTATAATTATTTTTTTGGTGATATTTATGGAATGTAATGAAAATACATTTACAGCAAAATTAATAAGTATAATAAGTGTCGAGGAAGGGCTAAAAAGTGAGTTAGCAGATTGTATAAAAATAAGAGCTCACTTAGATAAAAGAGAATTAAATAAAAATGATAAAGTAGCAATACTTAATATTATAGGAACTACAAGTTATCAAGCTTTTTTTATGGATGGAAAGGAAAGTATATCTTACATTAAGTCAAAATTGGATGAGATGGGAACTTTATTAAATCATGATTCGGAAGAAATATTAAAAAAATATGTTGAAAGACTTTAAAAAAGTGATAATATGAAAGATGCACGAGGTATAGATAAACAGTGGGTGGTCTTAGCAGAGCTCGCATCTGTATTGGCTAGTCAGGGGGAGATGGTTCCAGAAGAAGCTTTTTTTAGATTGAGATTGGCAAACAATATTATTACATATTATCTTCTCGATGAACATTCATCTTTTGAGGTTTTAACAGATGCTGAAAAGGAGCTCTCAAAGGTGCAGATGATACTTTTTGGTTTATGTGATGATGAGCTCGCAAAAGAATATTTAGATAAAATGGCTAAGGCTGTAAGAAATGAGTTAAATGTGGAATTTCCACTTAAAAAATCATCATTTAGTCCAGAAGTCAAAAAAAGAAAGAATATTGAATCCATACGAATAAAATTAAATAAAGAACTCCAAACAGAAATATTGGGGGATTTAAGTGAATGGTATGGGGTTATTTTTGAATTTAGTAATGAATTGGACGATACTGTTGTAATTGAGGGCAATAAAGACAAAATAAAAAATGCATTAAAGGATTTTTCTATAATTTGGAAATATTAAAAATTTTTAGATGTTATATTGTAATGTGTAGGTGGTGAGAGTATATGTGATAGGAGCTCCTACTTAAAATACTAAAAAGAGATGTATTACAATTATTTAAATAAATATAAAATTAAAAAAGAATTTTATTTAATACTCTGGTTTATACTAATTTATTAATTGGGTGATTATCCACAGGAGTAACGCCCATTTCTTTTGCAGCTTCTGCAATAACTGCATCTGTCATTGCTACTGCTGGGAATGCCAGTCTTGCATTATCAATTGGTCCATAAAGAACAAAATCTGCTGAGGTCATTGTTTGAACAATGTTTGCTCCAATATCACAAACATGATGAACATCTTTTGAGAGTTGTGTTTCTCCTTTTTCTCTTAATCCTTTTCTAAATTCTCTTAACCAGTCCCATGCAGATGGGATATTATGGACCCCACTTCCAACAGGATATCCGTAGGTGGCTTTTTCAGCAAATGCTGCTCTAACTGCTGGACCTGCTCCATTACCTAATGGAGTAACTGCAACATCTACTAATGGATATTTGATACCTGCTTTTTCTGCTAATTCAAGCATACCTGTATCGGCTGTTTTACCACCATTTTCTAAAACATTTAATTTACCTTGGACTGATGGGTCCATAGGGTCAAAACATAATACAATAGATGCTTCTAAATCACTATCTACTAAGTTTTGGAATTCTGCATCATCCATGGAAACATTGATAGAGTTATATATACACTGGTCTGCATATCCTGCTTCTGTTGCTCTTCTTGCAGCAGCCATTCTAGCCTCTCCTGATGTAGAGTCCAACAACATTGGTCCATCCCATACTTCAGCAACAAAATCAATATATTTTGTTAATGCCTCGGGGTTTCCTCCAAATATCTGGACAAATGCTGCATTTCCAGTAATATCTTCCATCTCTGCCTGAATATTTATTAACTCTTCTGCTGCGGCTTTGTCAAATATTCCCTTTCTTTCATCCTCTACAATTTTATGTCTTGCATAGAATATTGTTCCTGATAATCCTGTTGGGTATTCTCCTGGCTGTCCGCCTACTTTTCTGCCTGCAATTTCAAATACTGCCTGTTCTTTATCGTATGCCCACATGTATAATCACCTCATTTTAACATTGATAGATAATCGATTAATTTTATAATTAATGGGAATATGTTGTATAATATAAGACCTATCGTTAAACCATATAATATACCAGTATCCCTTCCTACTTTTCTACCAGCTGTTTGATATACTTCTGCATTTGTATTTTCTACTTTTGTTTCGAGCTCATCCAACCGTTGCATCAATGCCTCATAATCTTTGGGGTCCATTATCACCTGAGGAACAGGCGTTTTTTCATCTTCTCCCATAATTTCACCTCAAAAACCAATTATTGATATAGTCTAATAATAATAGGTATTGCCAATAAGACAATTCCAAATATAACGCCTATTGCTAATCCTTTAACTGAAGAAGATTCTATACCTGACTCTAATCCTCTATTTCTTGTAATTAATCCTACTTTATACTCTAATTTATCCATAATAGATTCTATGGATTTAGTGTTTGGTTTATTTGATATTTCTAAACTCATGTTTTCACCATTAGAACATTAATATGCCTAATACTAATATTGACATAAACAATCCAATAGATATACCTTGAATTTTTCCATTGTAATATCCAGATTGCCATTTTGCTAAGAGGGCATTGTAGTTAATAGCCTCTGAAATTATTCTTAACCTACTTTCAACAATTGCCATTTCAGGAGTTATGGGTTTTATTGCAGTTCCTTCTTCTTCTTCACCGCCTGCTCCTCCTTCTAACTCTATGATGAAAGGGTCTTCATCTATTGCACCAGGGTCTTTTGAGATACACTCTTTAACTGCTGAACTTATTTTCCCTGTATCTTCACAATCTATCAAATCTACAATTTCAACTATTTGCCTTCTAAATCTATCTATTGCATCTTTTCCTGCGTTTTCAAGAAATGGAATTGCTCCTTTTGCCCCAATAATTCCTCCATCATCTCCAATTCCATTTTCATGAAGTGCTTTAAAACACTGTCCTGTAATATGTCCCTGCACCTCAGAACCACATAATACCATAAATCGTATATTTGGATT from Methanothermococcus okinawensis IH1 encodes:
- a CDS encoding YchF/TatD family DNA exonuclease; the encoded protein is MKFKYKYIDAHCHIEDKGFNKNRGEVVETAKNNNVEMITSGANFGGCIRALKFKKEYNIYLTLGFHPGNVNAEDKIIDKVYNLIKQHEKEILGVGEVGLDANVHNIGRQKEIFNKFINLAEELNKPIIIHGRGLERECYNLVNNRVISMFHCYSGDIELAKELIDNNHYISISTLICFSTHHQELVKHLDLENIVVETDSPYLSPIKGEKNQPVNVIKVVEKIYDIKKGDGTYSYDEIVNIIYHNTKKLFNI
- a CDS encoding DUF749 domain-containing protein, which produces MECNENTFTAKLISIISVEEGLKSELADCIKIRAHLDKRELNKNDKVAILNIIGTTSYQAFFMDGKESISYIKSKLDEMGTLLNHDSEEILKKYVERL
- a CDS encoding DUF2096 domain-containing protein, with translation MKDARGIDKQWVVLAELASVLASQGEMVPEEAFFRLRLANNIITYYLLDEHSSFEVLTDAEKELSKVQMILFGLCDDELAKEYLDKMAKAVRNELNVEFPLKKSSFSPEVKKRKNIESIRIKLNKELQTEILGDLSEWYGVIFEFSNELDDTVVIEGNKDKIKNALKDFSIIWKY
- the mtrH gene encoding tetrahydromethanopterin S-methyltransferase subunit H encodes the protein MWAYDKEQAVFEIAGRKVGGQPGEYPTGLSGTIFYARHKIVEDERKGIFDKAAAEELINIQAEMEDITGNAAFVQIFGGNPEALTKYIDFVAEVWDGPMLLDSTSGEARMAAARRATEAGYADQCIYNSINVSMDDAEFQNLVDSDLEASIVLCFDPMDPSVQGKLNVLENGGKTADTGMLELAEKAGIKYPLVDVAVTPLGNGAGPAVRAAFAEKATYGYPVGSGVHNIPSAWDWLREFRKGLREKGETQLSKDVHHVCDIGANIVQTMTSADFVLYGPIDNARLAFPAVAMTDAVIAEAAKEMGVTPVDNHPINKLV
- the mtrG gene encoding tetrahydromethanopterin S-methyltransferase subunit MtrG — protein: MGEDEKTPVPQVIMDPKDYEALMQRLDELETKVENTNAEVYQTAGRKVGRDTGILYGLTIGLILYNIFPLIIKLIDYLSMLK
- a CDS encoding tetrahydromethanopterin S-methyltransferase subunit F, with protein sequence MSLEISNKPNTKSIESIMDKLEYKVGLITRNRGLESGIESSSVKGLAIGVIFGIVLLAIPIIIRLYQ
- the mtrA gene encoding tetrahydromethanopterin S-methyltransferase subunit A; amino-acid sequence: MADKKEPAAGWPIVSGEYVVGNPESCVGVVTLGSHGLDDAAISAGAAISGPCHTENLGIEKVVANYISNPNIRFMVLCGSEVQGHITGQCFKALHENGIGDDGGIIGAKGAIPFLENAGKDAIDRFRRQIVEIVDLIDCEDTGKISSAVKECISKDPGAIDEDPFIIELEGGAGGEEEEGTAIKPITPEMAIVESRLRIISEAINYNALLAKWQSGYYNGKIQGISIGLFMSILVLGILMF